The Yersinia intermedia genome window below encodes:
- a CDS encoding YihD family protein yields the protein MKCHRVNELIELLHPAWQQEPDLNLVQFLQKLSEEAGFTGNFADLTDDVLIYHLKMRGSASTEVIPGLKKDYEEDFKTALLRARGIIKD from the coding sequence ATGAAATGTCATCGTGTTAATGAACTGATTGAGCTTTTACACCCAGCCTGGCAGCAAGAACCTGATTTAAATCTGGTGCAGTTTTTACAAAAATTGTCCGAGGAAGCCGGTTTTACAGGTAATTTTGCAGATTTGACTGACGATGTTCTTATTTATCATCTGAAAATGCGCGGTTCGGCATCAACGGAAGTGATTCCAGGTCTGAAAAAGGATTATGAAGAGGATTTTAAAACAGCACTATTGCGAGCCCGTGGCATCATTAAAGATTAG
- a CDS encoding serine/threonine protein kinase, which yields MNNSAFNFQTLSPDLIMDALEAVGLRVDSGLTALNSYENRVYQFMDEDRKRYVVKFYRPERWSREQITEEHRFSLDLAESEIPVIAPLQLNGETLHTYGGFFFAVFPSVGGRQYEIDNLDQLEWVGRFLGRIHQVGSDGLFVARPTMGIEEYLTEPRQLLASTVLVPAKQKDKFLAATDLLIATIKQYWHTDWQPLRLHGDCHPGNILWRDGPMFVDLDDARNGPAVQDLWMLLHGERREQLIQLDILLEAYGEFADFDQRELALIEPLRAMRMVYYLAWVARRWQDPAFPKSFPWMAESDFWLQQTASFTEQVKLLQVPPLQLMPMY from the coding sequence ATGAACAACTCTGCTTTTAATTTTCAGACTTTGTCTCCAGACCTGATTATGGACGCCCTTGAGGCTGTCGGGTTGCGGGTGGATTCAGGGTTAACTGCGCTTAATAGTTATGAGAACCGCGTCTACCAGTTTATGGATGAAGATCGTAAACGGTATGTGGTGAAATTTTATCGTCCCGAGCGTTGGAGCCGTGAGCAAATTACTGAGGAACACCGTTTTTCGCTTGATTTGGCAGAATCGGAGATCCCGGTTATCGCCCCATTGCAGTTAAACGGCGAAACTTTGCATACTTATGGTGGTTTTTTCTTTGCTGTGTTCCCAAGTGTCGGTGGGCGGCAGTATGAAATAGACAACCTTGACCAACTGGAATGGGTTGGGCGTTTTCTCGGCAGAATTCATCAGGTGGGTAGCGATGGGCTTTTTGTTGCTAGACCAACGATGGGTATTGAAGAGTATCTCACCGAGCCGCGTCAGTTACTGGCCAGCACTGTGTTAGTGCCAGCCAAACAGAAAGACAAGTTTCTGGCTGCAACCGACTTGTTGATCGCCACTATTAAGCAATACTGGCATACCGATTGGCAGCCATTACGACTACACGGTGATTGCCATCCTGGAAATATTTTGTGGCGTGATGGGCCAATGTTTGTCGATTTGGATGATGCCAGAAATGGTCCGGCGGTTCAGGACTTGTGGATGTTATTACACGGCGAGCGCAGAGAGCAATTAATCCAGTTGGATATACTGCTGGAAGCTTATGGTGAGTTTGCTGATTTTGATCAGCGTGAACTCGCATTAATTGAACCTTTACGCGCGATGCGGATGGTTTATTACCTTGCATGGGTAGCCAGGCGTTGGCAGGACCCTGCATTTCCGAAAAGTTTTCCGTGGATGGCGGAGTCTGATTTTTGGTTACAGCAGACTGCATCATTTACAGAGCAGGTTAAGCTGTTGCAGGTACCCCCTTTGCAGCTGATGCCAATGTACTAA
- the mobA gene encoding molybdenum cofactor guanylyltransferase MobA produces the protein MRPNITGVILAGGRSSRMGGNDKGLISLNGKPLYQHVIDRLRPQVEDLLINANRNQAFYQESGIPVINDIITGFVGPLAGMHAGLSHSATEWVVFAPCDVPMLPLNLVSQLWQSKGQVLAAYVSDSEREHPTLALMHVSLKPTLEAYLAKGERKLMIFMASINAKRVVFNGQPHQFSNLNTPADCELWEQGKRGPL, from the coding sequence ATGCGGCCTAATATTACAGGCGTTATTCTTGCAGGAGGCCGTTCGTCCAGAATGGGCGGAAACGATAAAGGATTAATTTCCCTTAATGGAAAGCCACTGTACCAACATGTGATTGACAGATTAAGGCCCCAGGTTGAGGATTTATTGATTAATGCTAATCGCAACCAAGCTTTCTACCAAGAAAGTGGCATTCCCGTTATCAACGATATCATTACCGGCTTTGTAGGCCCACTGGCTGGCATGCATGCAGGGCTAAGTCATTCAGCTACCGAATGGGTTGTATTTGCACCCTGCGACGTTCCTATGCTGCCACTTAATCTGGTTTCCCAGCTCTGGCAATCAAAAGGGCAGGTTCTTGCAGCTTATGTCAGTGATAGTGAGCGTGAGCATCCAACATTAGCTTTAATGCATGTTAGTCTTAAACCGACCCTAGAAGCATATCTGGCAAAAGGGGAGCGTAAGTTAATGATATTTATGGCGAGTATCAATGCAAAAAGAGTGGTATTCAATGGGCAACCCCATCAATTCAGCAACCTAAATACTCCTGCAGATTGCGAGTTATGGGAACAAGGTAAAAGAGGCCCATTATGA
- the mobB gene encoding molybdopterin-guanine dinucleotide biosynthesis protein MobB, protein MNRNIPPLLGIAAYSGTGKTTLLKHLIPLLQQRQIRVGLIKHTHHNMEIDTPGKDSYELRKAGAHQTLVASDCRWALMTETPEQPPLDLHYLASRLDTSTIDLILVEGFKHEKISKIALYRAAVGKPFADLIDEYVIALASDEPMDTVIAQLDINQPNQIVEFICRWLKTGQPEL, encoded by the coding sequence ATGAATCGAAATATCCCCCCATTACTCGGTATAGCCGCATACAGTGGTACAGGAAAAACAACCTTACTAAAACACCTGATCCCCTTACTCCAACAGCGCCAAATCCGAGTCGGTTTAATCAAACATACTCATCACAATATGGAAATTGATACGCCGGGCAAAGACAGCTATGAATTGCGTAAAGCTGGAGCCCATCAAACATTGGTTGCTAGTGATTGCCGCTGGGCATTAATGACGGAAACACCTGAGCAACCACCGTTGGATCTTCATTATCTGGCTAGCCGATTAGATACATCAACTATCGATTTGATTTTAGTTGAGGGTTTTAAGCATGAAAAAATCAGCAAAATTGCTCTTTATAGGGCGGCGGTAGGTAAGCCTTTCGCTGATTTGATCGATGAATACGTTATCGCTTTGGCAAGTGACGAGCCGATGGATACTGTAATAGCGCAATTAGACATTAATCAACCAAATCAGATCGTTGAGTTTATTTGTAGATGGCTCAAAACGGGTCAACCAGAACTATAA